The DNA segment GCGCCGAAGTCGTGGGCGATCGCGCACCCCGAACGGTCCGCCCTGCTGCTGGCCGTGCCGATGCGCGGGTTCATGTGGGTGTTCCGGCCCGTCCTGAGGCTGCTCAACGAGGCCGCCAACGTCCTCGTCCGCAAGGCCGGCGCGAACCCCACCGAGGAGGTCGTCGTCGGCCACAGCCCGGACTCGCTGCGGCACCTGCTGGAGCACTCCACGAACGTCGGGGCGCTCGACGCGCGGTTCTCCGCGCAGCTGTCGGGGGCGCTGGACCTGCAGCGCCTGACGGTGCGGGACCTGCTGCGCCCCGGTGCGACCCCGGCCGGCGTGCCCGTGGGCGCGACCGTCCAGCAGGTGCGCGAGCTGTCCCGCAGCACTGGTCACCTGCGGATCCTCGTGGGGTCGGCCGAGGACCTGCGCGGGCTCGTCCACGTCCGGGACACCCTCACCGAACCCGACGAGGCCCCGACGGAGGAGTTCGTCCGGCCCGTGTTCACCCTCGACGGCGGCACGACGCTGCACGTCGCGCTGACCCGGATGCGGGAGACGAGCAACCACCTCGCCGTCGTCACCGACGACGGCCGGGTGCAGGGGGTCGTGACCCTGTCCGACGTCCTGCGGCGGATCTTCCCGGCCCCCGCCGGCGCCTGAACCACCCGCGCCCGAGCGCCCGGCGAGTGGCACGATCGGTCGGGTGAGCGAACCTGAGGTGCCCGTCTGGGAGAAGCGGTTCCGGGCCGGTCGCGTCGGCCTGCCGGAGTGGGCGCAGGACGCCCCCGACCGGTGCGTCGTCGTCGCCAGCGTCGCGGGGGTGCTCGAGGTGCACTCCTTCGACGCCGGCACCGGTGCCCTGACCCGGCTGACCGACCGGCCCGAGGGCACCTCGGGCGCCACGATCGACGACGCCGGCGAGTTCGTGTGGTGGTTCGACGACACCGCCGGCGACGAGCACGGCGTGTGGCGCCGGCAGCCGTTCGGCGCCGCACCCGGCGAGGGGGTGCAGGACCCCCTGGGCCTGCCCGCCGCCTACCCGGCCGGGTTGTCGATCGGGCGCAGCGGCACCGTCGTCGTCGGGTCGCAGGACGACGAGTACGGCACCCGCATCGACGTCGTCACGTCCGGCGGGTCGCGCCGGCTCTACGAGCACCGCGAGGACGCCTGGGCCGGGGACCTGTCCCCGGACGAGCAGTGGGTCGCGATCGCCCACTCCGAGCACGGCGACTCCCGCCACCCCGACCTGCGCGTCCTGGCGCTGGCCGACGGGGCGACCGTCGCGGAACTGTCCGACGGCCCCGGCAAGGGCGTGTCCCCGATCGGGTTCTCGCCCGTGCGCGGCGACGCGCGGCTGCTCGTCGAGCACGAACGCGCCGGCCGCGCCGAACTGCTCGTCCTGGACCTGCGGACCGGGCGTGAGGTGCAGATCGCGCTCGGCGTCCCCGGTGAGGTCGCCGGGGCGGAGTGGACCCGCGACGGCACCGGGCTCGTCGTCCTGCTCGACCACGAGGCCCGGACCCTGGCCTACCGCCTCGACCTGGGGACCGGTGTCGTCACGCCGATCGGCCCGACGACGGGCAGCGTCGGGAACGCGACCGCCCGCCCCGACGGCGACGTGTGGCTCACCTGGTCCTCGGCGGCCCAGCCCCCGACGGTGCGCCGCCTCGACGGTTCCGTGCTGCTGCGCGCCCCGGGCGAACCCGCGCCCCCCTCGGTGGAGGTGTCCGACGTGCGGGTCGACGGCCCCGGTGGCCGCGTCCACGCGCTGCTGCGGGTGCCGGCCGGGGCGTCGGGACCGCTGCCGACGGTCGTGGAGGTGCACGGCGGGCCGACCGCGCACGACACCGACGCGTTCCGCGCCTACTGCGCGACGTGGGTGGACGAGGGGTTCGCCGTCGTGCAGGTGAACTACCGCGGCTCGACGGGGTACGGGTCGGCCTGGCGGGACGCCCTGGAGGCGCGCGTCGGGCACGTCGAGCTGGAGGACGTCGCCGCGGTCGCCGACCACCTCGTCGCCACCGGCGTCGCCGATCCTGCGCGACTCGTGCTGGCCGGCGCCTCGTGGGGCGGGTTCCTCACGCTCCTGGGCCTGGGGACGCAGCCGGACCGGTGGGCCGTGGGGCTCGCGGGCGTCCCCGTCGCCGACTACGTCGCCGCGTACGAGGACGAGATGGAGGGGCTCAAGGCGTTCGACCGGTCGCTGTTCGGCGGCTCGCCCACCGACGTGCCGGGCAAGTACGCCGACTCCTCGCCCATCACGTACGTCGACGCCGTGCGCGCCCCGGTGCTCGTGCTCGCGGGCCGCAACGACCCGCGCTGCCCGATCCGGCAGATCGACAACTACCTCGACCGGCTCGCCGCCCGCGGCGCGGCGCACGAGGTGTACCGGTACGACGCCGGGCACGGGTCGCTGCTCGACGACGAGCGGGTGCGGCAGATGCGCGTCGAGCTCGACTTCGTGCGGCGGCACCTGCCGGGCTGAGCTTCCGCGGGCCGCGAGGGTCGGCCTCGTTGCCTCCCCGGAGTCGATCATCGGCCTTGGGGAGGCAACGAGGTCTCCCGGTGGCCTCGGGGAGGCAACGAGGTCTCCTGGTGGCCTCCGGGAGGCAACGAGGTCTCCTGGTGGCCTCCGGGAGGCAACGAGGTCTCCCGGTGGCCTCCGGGAGGCAACGAGGCCGTCCCCGGCGGCGCCCTCACCCCGCGAACGTCAGGTACAGCAGCGCCACGTTGAGCGCGACGACGAGCGCCACCGCGACGGTCGCGAGCGCCCGCGTCAGCGGCCGGTTGACGTGCTCGCCCATGAGGTCGCGCGAGCTGGTGAGCCGCACCAGCGGGACGAGGGCGAAGGGGATGCCGAAGCTCAGGACGACCTGGGAGACGACGAGGGCGCGGGTGGGGTCGACCCCGATCCCCAGGCACACCAGGGCCGGGACGAGGGTGACGGCCCGGCGCAGCAGCAGCGGCACCTCGATGCGCAGCAGCCCCTGCATGATGACGGCGCCCGCGTAGGCGCCGACGGAGGTGGAGGCCAGGCCGGAGGCGAGCAGGCCGATCGCGAACAGCAGGGCGGCGCCGACGCCCAGGTGCGCGGCGACGGCCGCGTGCGCGCCCTCGAGGGTGTCGGTGCCCTCGACGCCGCGCAGGGCCGAGGCGGCCAGCAGCAGCATCGAGATGTTGACGAGCCCGGCCACGACGAGGGCCGCGACGACGTCGACGCGGGTGGCACCGAGGACGCGGCGGGTGTCGCGGGCGGGGACGGTCCCGTGGTGGTCGCGGGCCATGGCCGAGTGCAGGTAGACCGCGTGCGGCATGACGGTCGCCCCGAGCATGCTCGCGGCGAGCAGGACGGTCTCGGCTCCGTCGAAGCGGGGGACGAGACCAGCGAGGGCCTCGCCCGGGTCCGGCGGGGACAGCACGACCCCGGAGACGAACCCGACGACGATGATGAGCAGGAACCCCACGATGACGGCTTCGAACCGGCGCACGCCGGCGCGGTTCTGCAGCGCCAGCACGAGCAGCGAGACCACGCCCGTGACGACCCCGCCGACCAGCAGGTCCCAGCCGAAGAGGAGGTGCAGGGCGACGGCGCCGCCGATGACCTCGGCGAGGTCGGTGGCGATGGCGACGAGCTCGGCCTGCGCCCAGTACGCCAGGCGGGACCGGCGGCCGAGGCGTTCGCGGAGCAGCTCGGGCAGGGTGCGGCCGCTGACGACGGCGAGCTTGGCCGACAGGTACTGCACGAGGACGGCCATGCCGTTGGCCGCCACGAGCACCCACAGCAGCAGGTAGCCGTAGCCGGCGCCGGCGGTGAGGTTGGCGGCGACGTTGCCGGGGTCGACGTAGGCGATGGCCGCGACGAAGGCGGGGCCGAGCAGGCGGAGCAGGGCGCGCCGGCCGGGGCGGGCGGGCGCGGGGGTGCGGGCGTCCATCGTCACCCGGACATCATGCACGAGAGTTCGGGACGCCGAACTCTCGTGTTCGGCGTGTCAGAGATTCTTGGCGTAGCAGACCGACAGCGGGCTGTCGGCCCACGGCCCGAAGTTCGCCGTCCGCGCGTACCCCAGCGCCTCGTACAGGGCCATCGCCTCCGGCTGGCGCGTCCCCGTCTCCAGCCGCACCCGACGGGCCCCGGCCTCGCGGGCCGCGACCTCGAACGCCGCCACGAGCGCCGTGGCGACACCCCGGCCGCGGAACCGCTCCTGCACGAAGACGCGCTTCATCTCCGCGGTGCGCGTCCAGCCGGGCTCGTCGACGGCCACGCGCGCGATGCACCCGGCGGGCACCCCGTCGACCGTGGCGACGTGGAAGGAGACCTCCCCGGTGAGCGGGTAGTCCTCCCACGGGTCGCCCGGGTCGCGGTAGCGGCGGTTCAGCTCGGCCACCGCCGCGGTCACGAGCGCGTCGAGGTCGGGGTCGCCGGCCTTGCGCTCCTGCACCCGCACCCCGCTCACCGCCCCGCTCACCGGGACACGCCCGCCCGCACCCGGCGGCGGCGCTGCGCGGGAACGGCCGCGACGAGCGGGTCGATCGGCGCACGCCCGCTCTTGTCCGCGCGCGTGGCCTCACCGAGGATCGCCAGGCCCAGCAGCGCCAGGACGAGCGCGACGAGGGCGGGGGAGGCGAAGCCGTAGCCGGCGTCGATCGCCAGACCGCCGAGGAAGGCGCCCATCGCGTTGCCGACGTTGAACGAGGCCTGCATCGCCGCGGAGACCATCGAGGCCCCGCCGCCTGCGGCGAGGATGCCGCGCGTCTGGATCGGGGCGGACATGACGAACCCGACGAACGCGAAGGCGAACACCCCGGCGGCCGCGACC comes from the Kineococcus mangrovi genome and includes:
- a CDS encoding Nramp family divalent metal transporter, whose protein sequence is MDARTPAPARPGRRALLRLLGPAFVAAIAYVDPGNVAANLTAGAGYGYLLLWVLVAANGMAVLVQYLSAKLAVVSGRTLPELLRERLGRRSRLAYWAQAELVAIATDLAEVIGGAVALHLLFGWDLLVGGVVTGVVSLLVLALQNRAGVRRFEAVIVGFLLIIVVGFVSGVVLSPPDPGEALAGLVPRFDGAETVLLAASMLGATVMPHAVYLHSAMARDHHGTVPARDTRRVLGATRVDVVAALVVAGLVNISMLLLAASALRGVEGTDTLEGAHAAVAAHLGVGAALLFAIGLLASGLASTSVGAYAGAVIMQGLLRIEVPLLLRRAVTLVPALVCLGIGVDPTRALVVSQVVLSFGIPFALVPLVRLTSSRDLMGEHVNRPLTRALATVAVALVVALNVALLYLTFAG
- a CDS encoding GNAT family N-acetyltransferase codes for the protein MSGVRVQERKAGDPDLDALVTAAVAELNRRYRDPGDPWEDYPLTGEVSFHVATVDGVPAGCIARVAVDEPGWTRTAEMKRVFVQERFRGRGVATALVAAFEVAAREAGARRVRLETGTRQPEAMALYEALGYARTANFGPWADSPLSVCYAKNL
- a CDS encoding prolyl oligopeptidase family serine peptidase, coding for MGRVSEPEVPVWEKRFRAGRVGLPEWAQDAPDRCVVVASVAGVLEVHSFDAGTGALTRLTDRPEGTSGATIDDAGEFVWWFDDTAGDEHGVWRRQPFGAAPGEGVQDPLGLPAAYPAGLSIGRSGTVVVGSQDDEYGTRIDVVTSGGSRRLYEHREDAWAGDLSPDEQWVAIAHSEHGDSRHPDLRVLALADGATVAELSDGPGKGVSPIGFSPVRGDARLLVEHERAGRAELLVLDLRTGREVQIALGVPGEVAGAEWTRDGTGLVVLLDHEARTLAYRLDLGTGVVTPIGPTTGSVGNATARPDGDVWLTWSSAAQPPTVRRLDGSVLLRAPGEPAPPSVEVSDVRVDGPGGRVHALLRVPAGASGPLPTVVEVHGGPTAHDTDAFRAYCATWVDEGFAVVQVNYRGSTGYGSAWRDALEARVGHVELEDVAAVADHLVATGVADPARLVLAGASWGGFLTLLGLGTQPDRWAVGLAGVPVADYVAAYEDEMEGLKAFDRSLFGGSPTDVPGKYADSSPITYVDAVRAPVLVLAGRNDPRCPIRQIDNYLDRLAARGAAHEVYRYDAGHGSLLDDERVRQMRVELDFVRRHLPG
- a CDS encoding hemolysin family protein, with the protein product MTDDPVVVLVATVVIVAASAFFVAVEFALLGAKRHRLEDAAGTVSGRAALRSSHELTVLLAGSQLGITACVLLLGAISKPAVHHWLTPLFQAAGLPLVAADVLGFVIALFVVTFVHLVVGEMAPKSWAIAHPERSALLLAVPMRGFMWVFRPVLRLLNEAANVLVRKAGANPTEEVVVGHSPDSLRHLLEHSTNVGALDARFSAQLSGALDLQRLTVRDLLRPGATPAGVPVGATVQQVRELSRSTGHLRILVGSAEDLRGLVHVRDTLTEPDEAPTEEFVRPVFTLDGGTTLHVALTRMRETSNHLAVVTDDGRVQGVVTLSDVLRRIFPAPAGA